A genomic segment from Polyangium mundeleinium encodes:
- a CDS encoding fatty acid desaturase, producing MKHPTEWRQIGIVAAYLGVLASMVFVPACRNVLFLAAACYLSFLNTVVIHNHLHQGIFQSRRLNMIFRVVLSFGALYPASANIPSHNLVHHHFEDDGKPDWAAPTHVSFKWNLLNLLHFPNVAGPNTFAGVSRWARYKGREDFVRQYLVEQVVAFGLTGALLVYDVWTTLFFVVVPQLYGARCILRINLIQHDRCDTTSEWNHARNFVGRAFNWVMCNNGYHTIHHNRAGLHWSALAEAHQREVVPRVDPSLDEPSMVLYLLRTYLFRPSRPPMRDVAKAETEGPQIDLAPREIRRAEAEAASA from the coding sequence GTGAAGCACCCGACCGAATGGCGGCAGATTGGCATCGTGGCGGCCTACCTCGGCGTCCTTGCCTCGATGGTCTTCGTGCCCGCTTGCCGGAACGTCTTGTTCCTCGCTGCGGCCTGTTATTTGAGCTTCCTCAACACGGTGGTCATCCACAACCACCTGCACCAGGGCATCTTCCAGAGCCGCCGGCTCAACATGATCTTCCGCGTCGTGCTCAGCTTCGGCGCGCTCTACCCGGCCTCTGCGAACATCCCCTCGCACAACCTCGTCCACCACCACTTCGAGGATGACGGCAAGCCCGACTGGGCCGCGCCCACGCACGTCTCCTTCAAGTGGAACCTGCTCAACCTGCTCCACTTCCCCAATGTCGCCGGCCCGAATACGTTCGCGGGCGTCTCGCGCTGGGCCCGCTACAAGGGCCGCGAGGACTTCGTGCGGCAGTACCTCGTCGAGCAGGTGGTTGCGTTTGGCCTGACCGGCGCCCTGCTCGTCTACGACGTCTGGACCACGCTTTTCTTCGTCGTCGTCCCGCAGCTCTATGGGGCCCGCTGCATCCTGCGCATCAACCTCATCCAGCACGACCGCTGCGACACCACGAGTGAATGGAACCACGCGCGGAACTTCGTCGGTCGCGCCTTCAACTGGGTGATGTGCAACAACGGCTACCACACCATCCACCACAATCGCGCCGGCTTGCACTGGTCCGCGCTCGCCGAGGCGCACCAGCGCGAGGTCGTCCCCCGCGTGGATCCGAGCCTCGACGAGCCGAGCATGGTCCTCTACCTGCTCCGGACCTACCTCTTCCGGCCCTCCCGTCCCCCGATGCGTGACGTCGCCAAGGCGGAGACGGAAGGCCCACAGATCGACCTCGCGCCGCGGGAGATCCGCCGCGCCGAAGCCGAAGCCGCGAGCGCGTAA
- a CDS encoding fatty acid desaturase: MTSFASTLTSLPFTQLRRNRYFYLWYDGFYLVLCGALVALMVTTGFQGLAPTWDHRLWLVLPLACHLQILCSVFIHNATHNNFPRPINRLVGELCGMVVLTRFASWEVIHQRHHRYSDDVAKDPHPVQSSYLKFLVNTIVNVEHQLQQIYFDLYGDTPENRRYERLRAYVSYGTNLLLITTWYLFLGKVGFFFLFIPASIVGFFHLVHFNWSTHNAFSPSSDFKPVNLDHGYYKVGNRLWFGIYMHANHHKRAGMFNPAKLQPSLPVTPPPG; the protein is encoded by the coding sequence GTGACGAGCTTCGCCTCTACCTTAACCTCCTTACCCTTCACGCAGCTCCGTCGAAACCGCTACTTTTACCTGTGGTACGACGGCTTTTACCTGGTGCTCTGCGGAGCCCTGGTCGCCCTCATGGTGACGACGGGTTTCCAGGGGCTCGCCCCGACCTGGGACCATCGCCTGTGGCTCGTGCTGCCGCTGGCCTGCCACCTGCAAATCCTGTGCAGCGTGTTCATCCACAACGCGACGCACAACAACTTCCCGCGGCCCATCAATCGGCTCGTGGGAGAGCTCTGCGGGATGGTGGTGCTGACGAGGTTCGCATCCTGGGAGGTGATCCACCAGCGGCACCACCGCTACTCGGACGACGTGGCGAAGGACCCGCACCCCGTGCAGTCGAGCTACCTCAAGTTCCTGGTGAATACGATCGTGAACGTGGAGCACCAGCTCCAGCAGATTTATTTCGATCTCTACGGCGACACGCCCGAAAACCGGCGATACGAGCGGCTGCGGGCCTACGTGAGTTATGGGACGAACCTGCTCCTGATCACGACGTGGTACCTGTTCCTCGGGAAGGTAGGCTTCTTCTTCCTGTTCATCCCAGCGTCGATCGTAGGCTTCTTCCACCTCGTGCACTTCAACTGGTCGACGCACAACGCATTCTCGCCGAGCAGCGACTTCAAGCCAGTGAACCTCGACCACGGCTATTACAAAGTCGGCAACAGGTTATGGTTCGGCATTTACATGCACGCGAACCACCACAAGCGCGCCGGAATGTTCAATCCAGCAAAGCTCCAGCCAAGCCTGCCAGTGACGCCGCCGCCTGGCTGA
- a CDS encoding EVE domain-containing protein, whose product MHYWLVKSEPYKYSFARLLADKRAVWDGVRNYEARNNLRAMKKGDLLLFYHSNEGKAVVGIARVAREAYPDPTAEGEDWSAIDVEPVISLKAPVELEVIKSDPFLTDIALLKRSRLSVVPVSAEHFEHVLALGKTKLPVRKTRRT is encoded by the coding sequence ATGCATTACTGGCTCGTCAAGAGCGAGCCTTACAAATACTCGTTCGCCCGGCTCCTCGCCGACAAGCGAGCCGTCTGGGATGGCGTGCGCAACTACGAGGCCCGAAACAACCTGCGCGCCATGAAGAAGGGTGATCTCCTGCTCTTCTATCACTCGAACGAAGGCAAGGCCGTCGTCGGGATCGCCCGCGTCGCCCGCGAGGCCTACCCAGATCCCACCGCCGAGGGCGAAGACTGGAGCGCCATCGACGTCGAGCCCGTCATCTCCCTCAAAGCCCCCGTCGAGCTCGAAGTCATCAAGAGCGATCCGTTCCTGACCGACATCGCCCTGCTCAAGCGCTCGCGTCTCAGCGTCGTCCCCGTCTCGGCCGAGCACTTCGAACACGTGCTCGCCCTCGGAAAAACGAAGCTCCCTGTCCGAAAAACGCGCCGGACTTGA
- a CDS encoding L,D-transpeptidase family protein, with the protein MNALFALLLLPTVFLPSPLPGAPAGKPGKPTAEAAALIRVDKSEHRLELVAQGGRVIKTYKVALGSGGAGPKRFEGDKVTPVGTYHVKGRFKGLFHQFLNVTYPNDEDRARFADLKRRGEVPPGRTVGFGIGIHGVGQRDWNGVHKQSDWTHGCIALDDAEIDELSRLVPDDTTLVITD; encoded by the coding sequence ATGAACGCCCTCTTCGCGCTCCTCCTGCTCCCCACGGTCTTCCTCCCGTCCCCGCTCCCCGGCGCGCCGGCCGGAAAACCTGGCAAGCCCACGGCCGAGGCAGCCGCGCTCATCCGCGTCGACAAGAGCGAGCACCGCCTGGAGCTCGTCGCCCAGGGCGGCCGCGTGATCAAGACCTACAAGGTCGCGCTCGGCAGCGGCGGCGCAGGCCCCAAGCGCTTCGAGGGCGACAAGGTCACGCCCGTCGGCACCTACCACGTGAAGGGCCGTTTCAAGGGCCTGTTCCATCAGTTCCTGAACGTGACCTACCCGAACGACGAGGACCGCGCGCGGTTCGCCGATCTCAAGCGCCGCGGCGAGGTGCCGCCCGGCCGCACCGTCGGCTTTGGCATCGGCATCCACGGCGTCGGCCAGCGCGACTGGAACGGCGTGCACAAGCAATCCGACTGGACCCACGGCTGCATCGCGCTCGACGACGCCGAAATCGACGAGCTCTCCCGCCTCGTCCCCGACGACACCACGCTCGTCATCACAGACTGA
- a CDS encoding RNA polymerase sigma factor yields the protein MSAPMPMVEPRLSEPLADPELRRFLLDFVRRRVSPADADDIVQTVLCEALTAKNRPDDGAELRKYLLGIARHKVADAHRRTAREEVRDPPELVAGPPPVEEEALLRWAERQAPTTEEAKKTLTWMAREGEGEKLESIAEEEQVPAARVRQRVSRMRRWMKERWLAELAAVAALAVLAVVLWRVAQDAEDPEAILPLPDRVPAPSDTPLDRARALRADALWWCERGSYRICVEELDAARQLDPTGDEAPEVQAAREQARRALTVPPPVPTSTKRDIKDVKGEIEEKAPEPKKVAPPPKPAPTSVKPKVDPELRDRGTENEKKAKPSSTKQRKKGDVDFLKK from the coding sequence ATGAGCGCTCCGATGCCCATGGTCGAACCGAGGCTTTCCGAGCCGCTGGCGGATCCGGAGTTGCGGCGATTCTTGCTCGATTTCGTGCGCCGTCGGGTCTCGCCCGCGGATGCCGACGATATCGTCCAGACGGTCCTCTGCGAGGCGCTCACCGCGAAGAACCGCCCGGACGACGGCGCCGAGCTGCGCAAGTACCTGCTCGGGATCGCGCGGCACAAGGTCGCGGACGCGCACCGGCGCACGGCGCGCGAGGAGGTGCGGGATCCGCCCGAGCTCGTGGCGGGCCCGCCGCCGGTCGAGGAAGAGGCGCTCCTTCGCTGGGCCGAGCGTCAGGCCCCGACGACCGAGGAAGCGAAAAAGACGCTCACGTGGATGGCGCGGGAAGGCGAGGGCGAGAAGCTCGAGAGCATCGCCGAGGAGGAGCAGGTCCCGGCGGCGCGCGTGCGGCAACGCGTATCGCGGATGCGGCGCTGGATGAAAGAGCGGTGGCTCGCGGAGCTCGCGGCCGTGGCGGCGCTCGCGGTCCTTGCGGTGGTGTTGTGGCGCGTGGCGCAGGATGCCGAGGATCCGGAGGCGATCTTGCCGCTGCCGGATAGGGTGCCGGCGCCGTCGGATACGCCGCTCGACAGGGCGCGGGCGCTCCGGGCGGACGCGCTCTGGTGGTGCGAGCGCGGGTCGTACCGTATTTGCGTGGAAGAGCTCGACGCGGCGAGGCAGCTCGATCCGACGGGGGACGAGGCGCCGGAGGTGCAAGCGGCGCGCGAGCAGGCGCGGCGGGCGCTCACGGTGCCGCCGCCGGTGCCCACGTCGACCAAGCGGGACATCAAGGATGTGAAGGGCGAGATCGAGGAGAAGGCGCCGGAGCCGAAGAAAGTCGCCCCGCCACCGAAGCCGGCGCCGACGAGCGTGAAGCCGAAGGTGGATCCGGAGCTTCGGGATCGGGGCACCGAGAACGAGAAGAAGGCCAAGCCCTCATCGACGAAGCAGCGGAAGAAGGGGGACGTCGACTTCCTGAAGAAGTGA